A single window of Cataglyphis hispanica isolate Lineage 1 chromosome 2, ULB_Chis1_1.0, whole genome shotgun sequence DNA harbors:
- the LOC126858731 gene encoding ankyrin repeat domain-containing protein 54-like isoform X2 yields the protein MTSVDSGVETGNDSNDSSSVQHETQQQHVTAGQVTSSSIIFPDYGISPINNNEMKIDQYFDNRPCQIRMKCPNDLALTVPRLCFKTDGFDFTAAYKRQDRIWEDSTVLQNDKLSNTEIGKIKEMKTSAACGIYDGNGTDAELLKNRSVYRAKMKSRSWYKNSTNSLKIDLQYWRVYHIGRKMRLAATVNNTMLMSSLLQTGVSPNSPDSDGRTPLHHAACRGYAKMVQLLLENGADPNQRDCIGNTPLHLAAVTSKISVVTLLLTAGTNVLALDKYGYNPLQLAKAKLRMLRRNYSNKDMDKVKQEMHDIVNMLLAYLLKQKNMQEQVETLSNFCSRLSLSSTSDQVQDDVKDLLTNIDSLSITG from the exons atgacgTCGGTTGACTCGGGAGTAGAAACCGGGAACGACTCGAATGACAGTTCGAGCGTTCAGCACGAGACTCAGCAACAGCATGTCACCGCCGGCCAGGTCACTAGCAGCAGTATCATTTTTCCCGATTACGGTATCAGTCCcatcaataataatgaaatgaaaatagaTCAGTACTTTGATAATCGACCGTGTCAGATAAGGATGAAGTGTCCGAATGATCTGGCTTTGACGGTCCCGCGCTTGTGTTTCAAAACTGATGGCTTCGACTTTACAGCTGCTTACAAACGGCAGGACAGAATCTGGGAGGACAGTACTGTATTGCAAAATGACAAACTGTCGAATACAGAAATCGGCAAAATTAAG GAAATGAAAACATCAGCAGCATGTGGAATATATGATGGAAATGGAACTGATGcagagttattaaaaaata GATCTGTTTATCGTGCCAAAATGAAATCACGTTCTTGGTACAAAAATTCAACTAATAgtttgaaaattgatttgcAATATTGGCGTGTTTATCATATTGGACGAAAGATGCGGCTGGCTGCTACTGTAAATAATACTATGTTGATGAGCTCGCTCTTACAGACTGGCGTATCACCTAACAGTCCTGATAGTGATGGGCGAACACCACTTCATCATGCAGCTTGCAg GGGTTATGCAAAGATGGTTCAGTTATTATTGGAAAATGGTGCAGATCCGAATCAACGTGATTGTATAGGCAATACTCCGTTGCATTTAGCGGCAGTTACTAGCAAGATATCGGTAGTAACGCTACTTTTAACAGCCGGTACTAATGTTCTTGCATTAGATAAATATGGCTATAATCCGTTGCAATTAGCGAAAGCGAAATTGAGGATGTTACGAcgaaattatagtaataagGATATGGATAAAGTCAAACAGGAGATGCACGATATAGTTAACATGTTATTGGCATATTTGctgaagcaaaaaaatatgcaagagCAGGTAGAAACATTGAGCAATTTTTGTTCGCGTCTTTCTTTATCCAGCACCTCAGATCAGGTTCAGGATGatgtaaaagatttattgaCCAATATAGATTCTCTTAGTATAACTGGTTAA
- the LOC126858731 gene encoding ankyrin repeat domain-containing protein 54-like isoform X1 yields MTSVDSGVETGNDSNDSSSVQHETQQQHVTAGQVTSSSIIFPDYGISPINNNEMKIDQYFDNRPCQIRMKCPNDLALTVPRLCFKTDGFDFTAAYKRQDRIWEDSTVLQNDKLSNTEIGKIKQEMKTSAACGIYDGNGTDAELLKNRSVYRAKMKSRSWYKNSTNSLKIDLQYWRVYHIGRKMRLAATVNNTMLMSSLLQTGVSPNSPDSDGRTPLHHAACRGYAKMVQLLLENGADPNQRDCIGNTPLHLAAVTSKISVVTLLLTAGTNVLALDKYGYNPLQLAKAKLRMLRRNYSNKDMDKVKQEMHDIVNMLLAYLLKQKNMQEQVETLSNFCSRLSLSSTSDQVQDDVKDLLTNIDSLSITG; encoded by the exons atgacgTCGGTTGACTCGGGAGTAGAAACCGGGAACGACTCGAATGACAGTTCGAGCGTTCAGCACGAGACTCAGCAACAGCATGTCACCGCCGGCCAGGTCACTAGCAGCAGTATCATTTTTCCCGATTACGGTATCAGTCCcatcaataataatgaaatgaaaatagaTCAGTACTTTGATAATCGACCGTGTCAGATAAGGATGAAGTGTCCGAATGATCTGGCTTTGACGGTCCCGCGCTTGTGTTTCAAAACTGATGGCTTCGACTTTACAGCTGCTTACAAACGGCAGGACAGAATCTGGGAGGACAGTACTGTATTGCAAAATGACAAACTGTCGAATACAGAAATCGGCAAAATTAAG caGGAAATGAAAACATCAGCAGCATGTGGAATATATGATGGAAATGGAACTGATGcagagttattaaaaaata GATCTGTTTATCGTGCCAAAATGAAATCACGTTCTTGGTACAAAAATTCAACTAATAgtttgaaaattgatttgcAATATTGGCGTGTTTATCATATTGGACGAAAGATGCGGCTGGCTGCTACTGTAAATAATACTATGTTGATGAGCTCGCTCTTACAGACTGGCGTATCACCTAACAGTCCTGATAGTGATGGGCGAACACCACTTCATCATGCAGCTTGCAg GGGTTATGCAAAGATGGTTCAGTTATTATTGGAAAATGGTGCAGATCCGAATCAACGTGATTGTATAGGCAATACTCCGTTGCATTTAGCGGCAGTTACTAGCAAGATATCGGTAGTAACGCTACTTTTAACAGCCGGTACTAATGTTCTTGCATTAGATAAATATGGCTATAATCCGTTGCAATTAGCGAAAGCGAAATTGAGGATGTTACGAcgaaattatagtaataagGATATGGATAAAGTCAAACAGGAGATGCACGATATAGTTAACATGTTATTGGCATATTTGctgaagcaaaaaaatatgcaagagCAGGTAGAAACATTGAGCAATTTTTGTTCGCGTCTTTCTTTATCCAGCACCTCAGATCAGGTTCAGGATGatgtaaaagatttattgaCCAATATAGATTCTCTTAGTATAACTGGTTAA
- the LOC126858731 gene encoding ankyrin repeat domain-containing protein 54-like isoform X4, with product MTSVDSGVETGNDSNDSSSVQHETQQQHVTAGQVTSSSIIFPDYAAYKRQDRIWEDSTVLQNDKLSNTEIGKIKEMKTSAACGIYDGNGTDAELLKNRSVYRAKMKSRSWYKNSTNSLKIDLQYWRVYHIGRKMRLAATVNNTMLMSSLLQTGVSPNSPDSDGRTPLHHAACRGYAKMVQLLLENGADPNQRDCIGNTPLHLAAVTSKISVVTLLLTAGTNVLALDKYGYNPLQLAKAKLRMLRRNYSNKDMDKVKQEMHDIVNMLLAYLLKQKNMQEQVETLSNFCSRLSLSSTSDQVQDDVKDLLTNIDSLSITG from the exons atgacgTCGGTTGACTCGGGAGTAGAAACCGGGAACGACTCGAATGACAGTTCGAGCGTTCAGCACGAGACTCAGCAACAGCATGTCACCGCCGGCCAGGTCACTAGCAGCAGTATCATTTTTCCCGATTACG CTGCTTACAAACGGCAGGACAGAATCTGGGAGGACAGTACTGTATTGCAAAATGACAAACTGTCGAATACAGAAATCGGCAAAATTAAG GAAATGAAAACATCAGCAGCATGTGGAATATATGATGGAAATGGAACTGATGcagagttattaaaaaata GATCTGTTTATCGTGCCAAAATGAAATCACGTTCTTGGTACAAAAATTCAACTAATAgtttgaaaattgatttgcAATATTGGCGTGTTTATCATATTGGACGAAAGATGCGGCTGGCTGCTACTGTAAATAATACTATGTTGATGAGCTCGCTCTTACAGACTGGCGTATCACCTAACAGTCCTGATAGTGATGGGCGAACACCACTTCATCATGCAGCTTGCAg GGGTTATGCAAAGATGGTTCAGTTATTATTGGAAAATGGTGCAGATCCGAATCAACGTGATTGTATAGGCAATACTCCGTTGCATTTAGCGGCAGTTACTAGCAAGATATCGGTAGTAACGCTACTTTTAACAGCCGGTACTAATGTTCTTGCATTAGATAAATATGGCTATAATCCGTTGCAATTAGCGAAAGCGAAATTGAGGATGTTACGAcgaaattatagtaataagGATATGGATAAAGTCAAACAGGAGATGCACGATATAGTTAACATGTTATTGGCATATTTGctgaagcaaaaaaatatgcaagagCAGGTAGAAACATTGAGCAATTTTTGTTCGCGTCTTTCTTTATCCAGCACCTCAGATCAGGTTCAGGATGatgtaaaagatttattgaCCAATATAGATTCTCTTAGTATAACTGGTTAA
- the LOC126858731 gene encoding ankyrin repeat domain-containing protein 54-like isoform X3 has protein sequence MTSVDSGVETGNDSNDSSSVQHETQQQHVTAGQVTSSSIIFPDYAAYKRQDRIWEDSTVLQNDKLSNTEIGKIKQEMKTSAACGIYDGNGTDAELLKNRSVYRAKMKSRSWYKNSTNSLKIDLQYWRVYHIGRKMRLAATVNNTMLMSSLLQTGVSPNSPDSDGRTPLHHAACRGYAKMVQLLLENGADPNQRDCIGNTPLHLAAVTSKISVVTLLLTAGTNVLALDKYGYNPLQLAKAKLRMLRRNYSNKDMDKVKQEMHDIVNMLLAYLLKQKNMQEQVETLSNFCSRLSLSSTSDQVQDDVKDLLTNIDSLSITG, from the exons atgacgTCGGTTGACTCGGGAGTAGAAACCGGGAACGACTCGAATGACAGTTCGAGCGTTCAGCACGAGACTCAGCAACAGCATGTCACCGCCGGCCAGGTCACTAGCAGCAGTATCATTTTTCCCGATTACG CTGCTTACAAACGGCAGGACAGAATCTGGGAGGACAGTACTGTATTGCAAAATGACAAACTGTCGAATACAGAAATCGGCAAAATTAAG caGGAAATGAAAACATCAGCAGCATGTGGAATATATGATGGAAATGGAACTGATGcagagttattaaaaaata GATCTGTTTATCGTGCCAAAATGAAATCACGTTCTTGGTACAAAAATTCAACTAATAgtttgaaaattgatttgcAATATTGGCGTGTTTATCATATTGGACGAAAGATGCGGCTGGCTGCTACTGTAAATAATACTATGTTGATGAGCTCGCTCTTACAGACTGGCGTATCACCTAACAGTCCTGATAGTGATGGGCGAACACCACTTCATCATGCAGCTTGCAg GGGTTATGCAAAGATGGTTCAGTTATTATTGGAAAATGGTGCAGATCCGAATCAACGTGATTGTATAGGCAATACTCCGTTGCATTTAGCGGCAGTTACTAGCAAGATATCGGTAGTAACGCTACTTTTAACAGCCGGTACTAATGTTCTTGCATTAGATAAATATGGCTATAATCCGTTGCAATTAGCGAAAGCGAAATTGAGGATGTTACGAcgaaattatagtaataagGATATGGATAAAGTCAAACAGGAGATGCACGATATAGTTAACATGTTATTGGCATATTTGctgaagcaaaaaaatatgcaagagCAGGTAGAAACATTGAGCAATTTTTGTTCGCGTCTTTCTTTATCCAGCACCTCAGATCAGGTTCAGGATGatgtaaaagatttattgaCCAATATAGATTCTCTTAGTATAACTGGTTAA
- the LOC126858729 gene encoding zinc finger CCCH domain-containing protein 3 isoform X3 yields the protein MGVPSSAITETKKLNEISYLKGQIKEYRQNIHLNSQYKQKINTSNRTFEFVSSKIYPDIKDTVHNSFSNSEIVSEESIKNAHVKPQLLPTNVHVNPNFKPQNPTIHINPNIYAKPLIHINPKIMHNIASSNRNLQNNISTINVSTAKASMDNNTKPANIKRAIYVNPTMLNKLSKEKSAESKISVSKESVTTERPVCSRLKPIKNTDNQKISPRGKINNSSIVLLSRRKLVRATRSTKIMSRTFLVSQYKLSKAAELTRKKIDKTILQTKIKSLANNALQSTSKSNFSKLRINKSNNNSKVTKYKIDRTILKVKKTGLSEKRKVIGGAEKLVTIGGIVYKASQNKLVRKNSLLKRKRSFNGKNDKPSVVIYDKKQRFSKEILNCTLGTNTNSKARFTINMSLKTKYSIRYKNSVSNKAKQRSIRILRNKMHKNNQPCLIFQRFGSCPNYENGKCVKRHDKNQVSLCKNFLQGKCFLNKCSLSHDVGPEKMPTCKYFLDGCCTRDDCPYLHVKVSSNTSICIDFLQGYCAKGTKRSQITRLTSR from the exons ATGGGAGTCCCATCATCTGCAATTACAGAAAccaagaaattaaatgaaatttcttatttaaaag gTCAGATAAAGGAATATCGACAAAATATACATCTAAATTCAcaatataagcaaaaaattaatacttcaaACAGAACTTTCGAGTTTGTAAGTTCTAAAATTTATCCAGATATAAAAGACACAGttcataattctttttcgaATTCTGAAATAGTATCCGAGGAATCAATCAAAAATGCACATGTAAAACCTCAATTACTTCCCACAAATGTTCATGTTAATCCAAACTTTAAACCACAAAACCCAACTATACATATCAATCCAAATATTTATGCTAAACcgttaatacatattaatccaaaaataatgcataatattgcTAGTTCAAATCGAaatctgcaaaataatataagcacAATAAATGTCAGTACAGCAAAAGCAAGTATGGATAACAATACTAAGCCAGCAAATATCAAGAGAGCTATATATGTTAATCCAACAATGctgaataaattatcaaaagaaaaatcagcAGAATCTAAAATATCAGTTTCTAAAGAATCTGTCACAACAGAGCGACCTGTCTGTTCAAGACTGAAGCCTATAAAAAATACCGACAATCAAAAGATTTCTCCAAGGGGAAAGATTAATAACTCTAGTATTGTGCTTTTATCACGCAGAAAGCTTGTGAGAGCAACTCGTTCTACGAAAATCATGTCAAGAACTTTTCTAGTatctcaatataaattatcaaaagctGCAgaattaacaagaaaaaaaattgataaaacaatattacaaacaaaaattaaatcattagcAAATAATGCATTACAATCTACGAGTAAATCTAACTTCTCAAAATTACGTatcaataaatctaataataattctaaagtgACCAAATATAAGATTGACAGGactatattaaaagttaaaaaaaccGGCCTttcagaaaagagaaaagttat aggAGGTGCAGAAAAACTTGTTACTATTGGTGGTATTGTTTACAAAGcttctcaaaataaattagtacggaagaattctttattaaaac GAAAACGATcatttaatggaaaaaatgataaaccgAGTGTTGTTATTTATGACAAGAAACAACGATTcagtaaagaaattttaaattgtacattaGGAACAAACACCAATAGTAAAGCACGATTTACCATCAACATGTCATTGAAAACCAAATATAGTATCAGGTACAAAAATAGTGTCAG caaCAAAGCAAAACAAAGAAGCATacgaattttacgaaataaaatgcacaaaaataatcaaccttgtttaatttttcaacgatTTGGATCTTGTCCAAACTATGAAAATGGAAAGTGTGTCAAACGACATGATAAAAATCAGGTGTCACTTTGCAAAAA TTTTCTGCAAGGGAAATGTTTCTTAAACAAATGTTCTCTATCACATGATGTTGGACCTGAAAAGATGCCTACATGCAAGTACTTCCTCGATGGCTGCTGCACAAGAGATGACTGTCCTTATCTTCACGTTAAAGTGTCTTCAAACACTTCAATCTGCATAGATTTTCTACAAGGATATTGTGCTAAAGGAACTAAG AGATCTCAGATTACGCGGCTCACGAGTAGATGA
- the LOC126858729 gene encoding zinc finger CCCH domain-containing protein 3 isoform X2 has product MGVPSSAITETKKLNEISYLKGQIKEYRQNIHLNSQYKQKINTSNRTFEFVSSKIYPDIKDTVHNSFSNSEIVSEESIKNAHVKPQLLPTNVHVNPNFKPQNPTIHINPNIYAKPLIHINPKIMHNIASSNRNLQNNISTINVSTAKASMDNNTKPANIKRAIYVNPTMLNKLSKEKSAESKISVSKESVTTERPVCSRLKPIKNTDNQKISPRGKINNSSIVLLSRRKLVRATRSTKIMSRTFLVSQYKLSKAAELTRKKIDKTILQTKIKSLANNALQSTSKSNFSKLRINKSNNNSKVTKYKIDRTILKVKKTGLSEKRKVIGGAEKLVTIGGIVYKASQNKLVRKNSLLKRKRSFNGKNDKPSVVIYDKKQRFSKEILNCTLGTNTNSKARFTINMSLKTKYSISNKAKQRSIRILRNKMHKNNQPCLIFQRFGSCPNYENGKCVKRHDKNQVSLCKNFLQGKCFLNKCSLSHDVGPEKMPTCKYFLDGCCTRDDCPYLHVKVSSNTSICIDFLQGYCAKGTKCQRRHEYLCPEFNKSGNCSKGECCPYPHKSHFSDSEKSTKYSSKMRTVQKTTLTTKNDSEILNTENRLRYYEINNSFTEHLEKKKKTPIIDRTKQVKINEMKESLVKESEDILDETACHSNNKKKRVSTGSYIPIDIF; this is encoded by the exons ATGGGAGTCCCATCATCTGCAATTACAGAAAccaagaaattaaatgaaatttcttatttaaaag gTCAGATAAAGGAATATCGACAAAATATACATCTAAATTCAcaatataagcaaaaaattaatacttcaaACAGAACTTTCGAGTTTGTAAGTTCTAAAATTTATCCAGATATAAAAGACACAGttcataattctttttcgaATTCTGAAATAGTATCCGAGGAATCAATCAAAAATGCACATGTAAAACCTCAATTACTTCCCACAAATGTTCATGTTAATCCAAACTTTAAACCACAAAACCCAACTATACATATCAATCCAAATATTTATGCTAAACcgttaatacatattaatccaaaaataatgcataatattgcTAGTTCAAATCGAaatctgcaaaataatataagcacAATAAATGTCAGTACAGCAAAAGCAAGTATGGATAACAATACTAAGCCAGCAAATATCAAGAGAGCTATATATGTTAATCCAACAATGctgaataaattatcaaaagaaaaatcagcAGAATCTAAAATATCAGTTTCTAAAGAATCTGTCACAACAGAGCGACCTGTCTGTTCAAGACTGAAGCCTATAAAAAATACCGACAATCAAAAGATTTCTCCAAGGGGAAAGATTAATAACTCTAGTATTGTGCTTTTATCACGCAGAAAGCTTGTGAGAGCAACTCGTTCTACGAAAATCATGTCAAGAACTTTTCTAGTatctcaatataaattatcaaaagctGCAgaattaacaagaaaaaaaattgataaaacaatattacaaacaaaaattaaatcattagcAAATAATGCATTACAATCTACGAGTAAATCTAACTTCTCAAAATTACGTatcaataaatctaataataattctaaagtgACCAAATATAAGATTGACAGGactatattaaaagttaaaaaaaccGGCCTttcagaaaagagaaaagttat aggAGGTGCAGAAAAACTTGTTACTATTGGTGGTATTGTTTACAAAGcttctcaaaataaattagtacggaagaattctttattaaaac GAAAACGATcatttaatggaaaaaatgataaaccgAGTGTTGTTATTTATGACAAGAAACAACGATTcagtaaagaaattttaaattgtacattaGGAACAAACACCAATAGTAAAGCACGATTTACCATCAACATGTCATTGAAAACCAAATATAGTATCAG caaCAAAGCAAAACAAAGAAGCATacgaattttacgaaataaaatgcacaaaaataatcaaccttgtttaatttttcaacgatTTGGATCTTGTCCAAACTATGAAAATGGAAAGTGTGTCAAACGACATGATAAAAATCAGGTGTCACTTTGCAAAAA TTTTCTGCAAGGGAAATGTTTCTTAAACAAATGTTCTCTATCACATGATGTTGGACCTGAAAAGATGCCTACATGCAAGTACTTCCTCGATGGCTGCTGCACAAGAGATGACTGTCCTTATCTTCACGTTAAAGTGTCTTCAAACACTTCAATCTGCATAGATTTTCTACAAGGATATTGTGCTAAAGGAACTAAG TGCCAACGACGTCACGAGTACCTTTGTCCTGAATTTAACAAATCGGGGAACTGCAGCAAAGGTGAGTGTTGTCCTTATCCTCATAAATCGCATTTCTCTGATTCCGAAAAAAGCACTAAATATTCAAGCAAAATGCGCACTGTACAAAAAACTACGCTCACGACAAAGAATGATTCTGAGATATTGAATACGGAAAACAGATTAAggtattatgaaataaataatagttttactGAACatcttgagaaaaagaaaaaaactccAATTATCGATCGTACGaaacaagttaaaattaaCGAGATGAAAGAATCTTTAGTCAAAGAAAGCGAAGATATATTAGATGAGACAGCTTGccattctaataataaaaaaaagcgggTTTCTACAGGCAGTTATATCcctattgatatattttaa
- the LOC126858729 gene encoding zinc finger CCCH domain-containing protein 3 isoform X1 — MGVPSSAITETKKLNEISYLKGQIKEYRQNIHLNSQYKQKINTSNRTFEFVSSKIYPDIKDTVHNSFSNSEIVSEESIKNAHVKPQLLPTNVHVNPNFKPQNPTIHINPNIYAKPLIHINPKIMHNIASSNRNLQNNISTINVSTAKASMDNNTKPANIKRAIYVNPTMLNKLSKEKSAESKISVSKESVTTERPVCSRLKPIKNTDNQKISPRGKINNSSIVLLSRRKLVRATRSTKIMSRTFLVSQYKLSKAAELTRKKIDKTILQTKIKSLANNALQSTSKSNFSKLRINKSNNNSKVTKYKIDRTILKVKKTGLSEKRKVIGGAEKLVTIGGIVYKASQNKLVRKNSLLKRKRSFNGKNDKPSVVIYDKKQRFSKEILNCTLGTNTNSKARFTINMSLKTKYSIRYKNSVSNKAKQRSIRILRNKMHKNNQPCLIFQRFGSCPNYENGKCVKRHDKNQVSLCKNFLQGKCFLNKCSLSHDVGPEKMPTCKYFLDGCCTRDDCPYLHVKVSSNTSICIDFLQGYCAKGTKCQRRHEYLCPEFNKSGNCSKGECCPYPHKSHFSDSEKSTKYSSKMRTVQKTTLTTKNDSEILNTENRLRYYEINNSFTEHLEKKKKTPIIDRTKQVKINEMKESLVKESEDILDETACHSNNKKKRVSTGSYIPIDIF, encoded by the exons ATGGGAGTCCCATCATCTGCAATTACAGAAAccaagaaattaaatgaaatttcttatttaaaag gTCAGATAAAGGAATATCGACAAAATATACATCTAAATTCAcaatataagcaaaaaattaatacttcaaACAGAACTTTCGAGTTTGTAAGTTCTAAAATTTATCCAGATATAAAAGACACAGttcataattctttttcgaATTCTGAAATAGTATCCGAGGAATCAATCAAAAATGCACATGTAAAACCTCAATTACTTCCCACAAATGTTCATGTTAATCCAAACTTTAAACCACAAAACCCAACTATACATATCAATCCAAATATTTATGCTAAACcgttaatacatattaatccaaaaataatgcataatattgcTAGTTCAAATCGAaatctgcaaaataatataagcacAATAAATGTCAGTACAGCAAAAGCAAGTATGGATAACAATACTAAGCCAGCAAATATCAAGAGAGCTATATATGTTAATCCAACAATGctgaataaattatcaaaagaaaaatcagcAGAATCTAAAATATCAGTTTCTAAAGAATCTGTCACAACAGAGCGACCTGTCTGTTCAAGACTGAAGCCTATAAAAAATACCGACAATCAAAAGATTTCTCCAAGGGGAAAGATTAATAACTCTAGTATTGTGCTTTTATCACGCAGAAAGCTTGTGAGAGCAACTCGTTCTACGAAAATCATGTCAAGAACTTTTCTAGTatctcaatataaattatcaaaagctGCAgaattaacaagaaaaaaaattgataaaacaatattacaaacaaaaattaaatcattagcAAATAATGCATTACAATCTACGAGTAAATCTAACTTCTCAAAATTACGTatcaataaatctaataataattctaaagtgACCAAATATAAGATTGACAGGactatattaaaagttaaaaaaaccGGCCTttcagaaaagagaaaagttat aggAGGTGCAGAAAAACTTGTTACTATTGGTGGTATTGTTTACAAAGcttctcaaaataaattagtacggaagaattctttattaaaac GAAAACGATcatttaatggaaaaaatgataaaccgAGTGTTGTTATTTATGACAAGAAACAACGATTcagtaaagaaattttaaattgtacattaGGAACAAACACCAATAGTAAAGCACGATTTACCATCAACATGTCATTGAAAACCAAATATAGTATCAGGTACAAAAATAGTGTCAG caaCAAAGCAAAACAAAGAAGCATacgaattttacgaaataaaatgcacaaaaataatcaaccttgtttaatttttcaacgatTTGGATCTTGTCCAAACTATGAAAATGGAAAGTGTGTCAAACGACATGATAAAAATCAGGTGTCACTTTGCAAAAA TTTTCTGCAAGGGAAATGTTTCTTAAACAAATGTTCTCTATCACATGATGTTGGACCTGAAAAGATGCCTACATGCAAGTACTTCCTCGATGGCTGCTGCACAAGAGATGACTGTCCTTATCTTCACGTTAAAGTGTCTTCAAACACTTCAATCTGCATAGATTTTCTACAAGGATATTGTGCTAAAGGAACTAAG TGCCAACGACGTCACGAGTACCTTTGTCCTGAATTTAACAAATCGGGGAACTGCAGCAAAGGTGAGTGTTGTCCTTATCCTCATAAATCGCATTTCTCTGATTCCGAAAAAAGCACTAAATATTCAAGCAAAATGCGCACTGTACAAAAAACTACGCTCACGACAAAGAATGATTCTGAGATATTGAATACGGAAAACAGATTAAggtattatgaaataaataatagttttactGAACatcttgagaaaaagaaaaaaactccAATTATCGATCGTACGaaacaagttaaaattaaCGAGATGAAAGAATCTTTAGTCAAAGAAAGCGAAGATATATTAGATGAGACAGCTTGccattctaataataaaaaaaagcgggTTTCTACAGGCAGTTATATCcctattgatatattttaa